In Turicibacter sanguinis, a genomic segment contains:
- a CDS encoding dUTP diphosphatase: MLKINFAKVKPSAIIPSKRLEDGAFDVYACFEEDFITFEPHETKLVPTGLASAFSTDYVAILKERGSTGTKGIGQRCGVVDSGYRGEWFVPMTNHNNKRLVIAKESVAQNFEDCIVYPYEKAIAQCMMVEVPKMAIEEISYEDLLKIESERGTGALGSSGK, encoded by the coding sequence ATGTTAAAAATTAATTTTGCGAAGGTAAAACCATCCGCAATCATTCCATCAAAACGCCTAGAAGACGGTGCGTTTGATGTGTATGCGTGCTTTGAAGAAGATTTTATCACGTTTGAACCGCATGAAACGAAGTTAGTCCCAACAGGATTAGCATCAGCATTCTCAACAGATTATGTGGCAATTTTAAAAGAACGCGGCTCAACAGGAACAAAAGGAATCGGACAGCGCTGCGGAGTGGTAGATTCTGGATACCGTGGAGAATGGTTCGTTCCGATGACGAATCATAATAATAAACGTCTAGTGATCGCAAAGGAAAGTGTCGCACAAAACTTTGAAGATTGCATCGTTTATCCATATGAAAAAGCAATTGCACAGTGTATGATGGTTGAAGTTCCGAAAATGGCGATTGAAGAAATCAGCTACGAAGACTTATTAAAAATCGAATCAGAACGCGGAACAGGAGCACTCGGATCATCAGGTAAATAA
- the nrdG gene encoding anaerobic ribonucleoside-triphosphate reductase activating protein — protein MNYAQIRKFDTANGVGIRSSLFVSGCTHGCPGCFNRDYQHFKYGHAWTKEVEDDFIKHLKNPNVAGVTILGGEPMDQVRDNDLLHLIQRIKSETNQNIWIYSGYTFEEIMAHPKTKAILMYCDVLVDGPFIQELKNLKLRFRGSSNQRIINVAQSLEKGQVCLLEDF, from the coding sequence ATGAACTATGCACAGATTCGAAAGTTTGATACAGCTAACGGTGTAGGGATTCGTTCGAGTTTATTTGTATCAGGGTGTACTCATGGTTGTCCGGGATGTTTTAATAGAGATTATCAACATTTTAAGTATGGTCATGCTTGGACGAAAGAAGTTGAGGATGATTTTATTAAGCATTTAAAAAATCCAAATGTAGCGGGTGTGACGATTTTAGGCGGAGAGCCGATGGATCAGGTGCGCGATAATGATTTGTTGCATTTAATTCAACGTATAAAATCTGAAACAAATCAAAATATTTGGATTTATTCAGGATATACATTTGAGGAAATTATGGCACATCCTAAAACAAAGGCAATCCTTATGTATTGCGATGTTTTAGTCGATGGTCCATTTATTCAAGAGTTGAAAAATTTAAAACTTAGGTTCCGTGGTAGTAGCAACCAACGCATTATTAATGTTGCACAGTCATTGGAAAAGGGGCAAGTGTGCTTGCTAGAAGATTTTTAG